A genome region from Hevea brasiliensis isolate MT/VB/25A 57/8 chromosome 9, ASM3005281v1, whole genome shotgun sequence includes the following:
- the LOC110663264 gene encoding uncharacterized protein At1g05835, which produces MEKHQFYKFLVWTSVAFSSLHCGLGIKCASNGPTIQQTQVGYGNPPKYMVEVYNRCPMCPVINIHLKCGSFPQALVSPRLLKVVAFGDCVVNGGLPLAPLQKIFFNYSHSKYLMPPATWYFQCE; this is translated from the exons ATGGAGAAGCACCAGTTTTACAAGTTCCTTGTCTGGACATCTGTTGCATTTTCCTCTCTTCATTGcg GACTGGGAATAAAGTGTGCAAGCAATGGTCCAACGATCCAGCAGACTCAAGTGGGCTATGGCAATCCTCCAAAATATATGGTGGAAGTGTACAACAGATGCCCTATGTGCCCTGTAATCAACATTCACTTGAAATGTGGAAGCTTTCCTCAAGCGCTTGTCAGTCCAAGGCTTCTTAAAGTAGTAGCTTTCGGTGACTGTGTTGTAAATGGAGGATTGCCTTTGGCTCCTCTAcaaaaaattttcttcaattaCTCCCATTCCAAGTATTTAATGCCTCCAGCTACCTGGTACTTCCAGTGTGAGTGA